The window GTGTGGGGTGAGCCTGGATGTTGATAAGCCAGGCCAAGCCCGCGATACTGTTACGCGCCCATAATTGTCACATTGACTTTTCTGGTTCTGGGCCCGTCAAATTCGCAGAAATAAAGACTTTGCCAGGTTCCCAGAACCAGATTTTTATTTTCCAGGGCAACGGTTTCAGACGGCCCGAAAAGGCTGACCTTTATGTGGGCCGCTGAATTGCCTTCCATGTGCTTGAAATTGTCATCAAAGGGGATCACCTTGTTGATGCAGGATAAAATATCCGCAGTCACGGCAGGA is drawn from uncultured Desulfobacter sp. and contains these coding sequences:
- a CDS encoding secondary thiamine-phosphate synthase enzyme YjbQ, encoding MQFSIKTSARTQMIDITDQVRDIVRQSGISNGLVHVFSMHTTGAVTINENADPAVTADILSCINKVIPFDDNFKHMEGNSAAHIKVSLFGPSETVALENKNLVLGTWQSLYFCEFDGPRTRKVNVTIMGA